The Musa acuminata AAA Group cultivar baxijiao chromosome BXJ3-6, Cavendish_Baxijiao_AAA, whole genome shotgun sequence region tattttaatCTGCATATCTTTGCAAATCCAAGCTTGGGGATTGAAAAATATGGGCACCTGCCAACACATTGTTTAGATTTCTGCTGCCACTTGAGAAACATAGATCATGCAGCTTGgtacaaattatttttttaattatagttGACAGTTGAGGCCAGTCAGTCCATTTGCATTGCCGTCCATACAAATGGTCGCTGGTCCATATGAACGGAGTATGACTTGGAAACACACACCATCTAGTAAATATTCAGTCTTTGTCAATATATGACATGACATGGAATTTTGGGTATTACAATTATGATTTTTAGGGTGGATACAGTTCCACTTGTAAGGTGAGGTTTCATTGtcttaaatatttgatatgttatatTGATATTAAGTTTTGGAATATTGTTCTTGTgtacttatattttttatttggatcATAGTTCTCAATAATGTCTGATCATTAAACTTGTCATAGATAATACTTCTTTATACAAGTATTATGGATAATTGTTCAAAACCACAAAAAAAGTAATATCTATTGTTGATCCAACATGCTTGACTAGTCCATCAGTTGTGGTTCTTGCATATAGAGGACAAAGAAGCTTGCATCTTATATGCATTACTATACATACAAGCTTTAGACCTTTATATTGATATTCACTTGATGCCTTTTCTGGATATATTATTCTTCTAGATCTTTGAGAAGAAAACTCCGTTTTGGAATCATTTCTAACTTCAAATGTTCTGGTTTTAATGGCTGTCTCGCTGCATTTGCACAGTGGGTTGGTTGATGCTTTTTTCTGGATATATTATTCTTCTGGATCTTTTAGAAGAAGACTCCTTTTTGTAATCATTTTCTAACTTTAAATGATCTGGTTTTAATTGCTGTCTCACTGCTTTTGCAGTGTCTCCGGATCTGCTGCTGAAACTATGGTGGCTTAGGACCTGACCATGTTCAGGTTACCAGCGGTCAATAGGCTGATGGGCCCAAAAGCTTATTGGAGAAGTAAAATATAGTTTAGTATGAAcctttgaaattatctttttgatgCAACTATTTGCTTGTGTTTCAGCTAGCTGGACAATGTGCTTTTCATACTGAGTACTTGTGTTCTTTTAAACTTGTGGCATCAGGTTTTTTAATGAGGACAATTTTTGCATCACCAGCCAGCTATCTTTCATGCATGTTTTTtctgaattcaaaatttttatccTTTGATTTTCAGATTGAGTTGTAGCCGGGTGGGGGTGGTAGAGTACTTAATCCTCATCTATATTTCCACAAACTTCGTCCTTGTGCTTGTGCTAATTCCGCTGGAAGAGCAATGTAGGTTGTACTTTGTTTTTCGGTTTAATTAATAGTGATATtagttttattgataaaaatataaaaataaatgataaaagggTAATTTTAACGTTTGATGATAAATGTCGTCGGTGATTGTGTACGATGTTGTTGTTGTTAATACTAACGTAATTGTTTGGTCATCTTTGACGATGATAATATTTGCTCATCGTGATGTCACTTGTCTCTACCAAGAGTCAATCTTATCGTTGCTCGTCTCGTGTGGTTATATATTTGTATCTACGTTGATGTAGTTATCAATTGGTAATTACGTCAATGTTGATGTAGATGGTGGTCGTCGTGAAATCCACGATGAAGATGGTGATAGTCTTGTCGTTGACTTATTGGGTGAATCGTAGTCTCGATTCGAAGCTGGGGTCGTTGGAACGCTTCTCGCTCCCTTCGTTGCTACGTCAATTCAAGCACCACCTCTTGTTGAGTGATTCTTTCGTCGCTTTGCATTTGTATCAGCATTGACATATATGCAAAGCGGTCTTGGCATTTGCTTCGATATCAACATATGGACTCGAGGATGATAGGGTGGAAGGTCGTGACAGGTGGTAGATGCGGAGGTGAGAGTGTCACACATGTCGTCGATGGTGAAGACGAGGcgacaatggtcggacaaagcgaaAGCATCGGAGGTAGAGGTaaaggaagacgaggaggaggacgatGGTGGAGGGCAATAAAACCTATGCCTTCATTAGTGTTTTCGCCTCATTTGTTGCGGCCATTGTCGCCTCATCCTCACCATTGATGTCGTGGGTGGCAACCTCGCCTTTGCATTTGCCACCTATCGCGGCCTCCACCCTATCGTTCTTGAGTCCCTCCACCTATTGGCATCAACGCAAATGTTGTGGCGTTGACGCAAATGTCAAATGACATCGCTCTACATCTAAGTCGACGTTGAAGTAGATGCCTAGCGACCCTTTTGTCGCTTAGCAATTGGATTGATGCTGACGTAGATGCAAAGCAGCGAAAGGGTCGCTCGACGAGAGGTAGTGTCGAAATTGATGCTGTAGGAGCTTCGATGACCCCAGCTTCGGTTCGAGGCTGGGATTTGCTTAACGGATCAGCGGCGAGGTGACCACCATCTTCGCTGTAGACGTTGCAATGGCTACCGCCATCTATGTCAATGTGGACATAGTTGTCACTCAACAACTACGTTAGTGTCGGACAGTCAGCGTCGATGCAAACGACGTCATCATTCACCACCACCAACGTTGTTTGTTatcgaatattaaaattatttttttatcatttattttcgtCATTAAAACTAATATCGTTCAAGTAAATGAAACTAGATATTTCATTTTCATAACTATAGAAACatcgatataattttttaaagtataaagattaaAACATTGAAGATAGCTAACTataagggataatatataattagcgatTGCTTCTCTTGCTTGGTTGTTATTGTGTCCATATTGCGATTGAACATATTAGACTATTAACACATCTTGCGGACACAAGCCTACTTTCTGATTTTGATCGAGTAAATCGTGTCGCATGATCTTCTACTCTTAATGAGCACTTCATGCCACATATGTTTTTTTTCTCCGGAGATCACCTTATGTTGGACATCTCTATAGATCAAATACAATTTTCTGTGTCACTAGAAACGAAAGGTCGTATTGATCATATATGAACTTAACGAGGCTAAGCTAAAAAGCACATGCTCCGACACCCGACGCACAATGAACTTACAAAGGATCAAACTAAAAAGGACACGATAAGGAAAGAGAACAGACAAATTTGTGCTGCATGCACTTGATTCATCGGCGCACAGAGCACACTGCAGTCAGCAAGGAAGGTCACAGCCCCCTAGCGAGCATCTGGTTGTAGTTCTCGATGGACTGCAGGCGCTGCAGGTGGAGGTCCTCCCTGAATCGCCTGATGAAGGCATCGGCTACCTCGTtgatgtcctcctcctcctcctccgctgctAAGCGCTTTGCTCTCCTCGCCTTGAGCTCAGCCACACGCGGCTGTCGTCCGGCGTCTCCTCTTCCAGGGAACAAGGCAGCGGCGGAGGGTttgtttctgctgctgctgcctttgCTGGACGTGGGTTTGCGATCTTCAGGTGCCGATGCTATTCTGGCATCGACGACAACAGAGGTGGTCTTCGAGTTGCCTCCCATGGTCCGAAGCTTCCCGACAATTTGGAGACCGATCTCTTCCTCCTCGAAGCTTTCGGTGGCTTGGACGTCGGCCCTGGAGATGCAGACGTCTGCTGCCTGTCGCTCGAGATGGAAACCGGAAGCTCGATGATGATGGATTCGACTCGACCATTCTGGTCTTATTTATAACGCTGGACGCCGAAAGCGATGACTTGTCAAGGCGCGTAGGTCGATTCTCCGTAACGTAAGAAGAACTTCTTCCGCCGTGGCCCGCGGCGGCTTCCTTTCGAGCAAGTGTGGGTACCGCGTTCGGAGCAGAACAAGGCCTTACCAATCCCCTCATCGACCACCACCCACGCCCACCTGCCTTGTGACTGCACGCAGAGATGGGATCCGTTCAGGTGTGAGTTTGGGACGTGCAAGAAATGTTTGCTGCACGCCAACGTGAAACACGGAGTCGAGTCAATCGTGGTGGACGGTCGGCGGCGACGGAAGCGCGAGAGTGGTTGAGATCATAAAGGCGATGCCATTCGTGCGTGGACCATCCTCTTTGGTGCATGGGCGGCGCCTTTGCCTACCACCTGCTTGCTTCATATTATATTGCTCGATCATGTTCGTCATGCGATGCAGTAACCTCCCGTTCCATTTTACTTTCTACTGGCGCCGTCACCCGATGCGATGGGTCCCGTCGCAGTATCCCTCGAAGTTGGGCTTTTGGCAGACCGACCGAGATCCGGCCCATCACGGCAGTCCAGTGGCCGATTACGCACGTTAATTATGCAGCCGACACACGTTGGGCCCCGCACAAGTCCGCCGACGGCGCAAATATCACCAATTGGCGTCCTCCGGTCCGTTGAGCTTAGGATAACGCAGCTTCATCATATTTAATCCGGAGGATGTGAAGTCCATCCTTTCATCTCACAGGAGAGCGATGGATGGGGTCACTGCAGTCCGTATCTTATGCCCCACCACTGGAAGGAAAAATGGAGGTGCCCTCAGCATGCTGAGCCTGCGGAAATCTCGAGGACGAACAAGTCGAGAAACTTGCATGCGCAAAGCTGCTGGTTGCTGCAGGAGATGGGTGCAAGTATGATGACCCTCTTGGACCATAAACTTCCGTACCGACCGGTGAAGCAGCCACAGAAATGGACAAAATCCTCTTCAGATGTATCCAAATTCCAATGCTTCTTCTTCCATCGGTAAAATAGAGAAGTGAATAAACTCACTGCAGTCGAGTAGAGTCGAGAGAGCCCAATTAGGTGTAGTCTGAGATGAGCAAAAGTCAATGATCATCGCTGTTTTTTGCTTTGTTTTCATCTCACCGAGAATCCAATGTCAGATTGATGGAAGACGGACAGGAAGACGGACAGCTCATGAAAGGCGTGTAAGGTACGGTGCCGTGGATTCTTCGCTAGtctactctttttctttcttggatTTTTGTGCTGGTGGAAAAGACATTACATGATTGAGCTCATCGAGTATCTTCGAACGATCCGAGATGCTTCTTCGTGATGTCACCCTGTCGACTCGCCCGTTCTCCTTCCCCCCCCTCGAAACATCGAGCTCTTACAGGTTATTTTCCTATAAATCGAGCTTCATTTTCTTTCAGGAGTTGCATCTTTACCGAAGATTTCTGTTTAGGTACTTGAGAATCTTGGAATGGGAGGGATTCGAGGTAACTACTGTCGGTAATCGAAGCAGAGCAATAATGTTTCCTGGTGGATCCAAGCTTTAAACGCTAGATCGTGAGATTTGCTGCGACAGGAACGTAGATTCGGAAGGCTCAGGATGTTTGATGGGAGCGTGGCATTGTCATACAGCGCTGTGAACTTTCCTATCCACGTCGTGGAGGAGCTGAACAAGCACCGGATCCATTTTAGATCTCGGccatcttctacttcttctcttgctCCGAAACCAGCTTCTACATCGTCCACCTCTGGGAAGCCCGAGCCGGTTTCGTCTCCTTCGGGGAATGGGTACAACGGTCCTTTCCTGGACTTGTCTAACACTGTGGGTGTCCTGGGTGGGGTTTCAGCGGCTTCCACCCTCAGGTTCTTGGAGAAGCTCGTCCAATGGAGCTCCTCGGATGGGCAGGAGACTCCCCCTTTTGTCGTTTGCAATAACCCTGTGCTGAACCGAGAGCTCGCTCTGCATCAGAGCGGTTGGGACTGCTGCACGCAATCTGCTGGTTCTATTGTCGTGGAGAATCTCCGTCGGGAGAGGGTCTTCCTGGAGAGGGCTGGAGCTCGTTGCATCGCTATGCCGTGCCACGTCTCGCACGCTTGGCGCGATGAGATCGCCGAGGGGTGCTCTGTGCCACTCCTCGACGCCGGCGACTGTGTCGCCAAGGAACTGAAAGCAGCAAACCTGAAGCCGGTTGAAATGGGAAGCAACGCTCGCATAGGAATTCTTGCCATGGACGCATTAATCGTCGCTCGGCTGTATCAGCAAAAACTCGAAAACCAGGTAAGCCATCGCTACACGATTGCCATCGAAAGATGAAGAGATGTACAAACCAGAAATGATGCTTCTGTGTCCGATGGCATGCGCAGATGACATGAGCACTTACATTCTCCTTCTCTTCGATGTTCTTGAGGCTACCACCATGTTACCTTTAACATGACCTCGTGCAGGGTTTCGAGGTGCTGCTACCCGACAAAGCAACCATGGAGCACATTGTCATCCCTGCAAGGGAGGCATTCGACAGGGAAGACATGGAAGGTGCA contains the following coding sequences:
- the LOC135640037 gene encoding uncharacterized protein LOC135640037, which encodes MFDGSVALSYSAVNFPIHVVEELNKHRIHFRSRPSSTSSLAPKPASTSSTSGKPEPVSSPSGNGYNGPFLDLSNTVGVLGGVSAASTLRFLEKLVQWSSSDGQETPPFVVCNNPVLNRELALHQSGWDCCTQSAGSIVVENLRRERVFLERAGARCIAMPCHVSHAWRDEIAEGCSVPLLDAGDCVAKELKAANLKPVEMGSNARIGILAMDALIVARLYQQKLENQGFEVLLPDKATMEHIVIPAREAFDREDMEGARNLLRISIQVLLVRAVSSIILVSDYMHGLLPADDPLLGKCVDPMDALVRATVLWATSTEEDKQ